A single window of Plasmodium reichenowi strain SY57 chromosome 14, whole genome shotgun sequence DNA harbors:
- a CDS encoding methyltransferase, putative (transcript variant 1; alternatively spliced), with the protein MAVYGKISYWNERYTNEEEQFDWHQRWYGVKHIFTELEIKNDANILNIGCGTSKFSEEMLDSGYTNITNIDASSVCIKKMQELYNDKPNLKYILMNVCDMREFTNEEFDLIIDKACLDSIVCSEDSLKNVEEMLSEVSRILKSNGIFVIISHAQPSYRLVYLQKEDYNWDITVKTVQRPMLGIVAPPVDDNLHYIYICKKKHTSK; encoded by the exons GCAATTTGATTGGCACCAAAGGTGGTATGGAGTAAAGCATATTTTTACAGAGcttgaaataaaaaatgatgcaaacattttaaatatagGATGTGGCACATCAA AATTTAGTGAGGAAATGCTAGATAGTGGATACACAAATATAACCAACATAGATGCATCATCTGTGTGCATAAAGAAAATGcaagaattatataatgataaacCTAACCTAAaat ACATATTAATGAATGTGTGTGATATGAGAGAATTTACAAATGAAGAATTTGATTTGATTATAGATAAAGCATGTCTAGATTCCATTGTA TGCTCAGAAGATTCTTTAAAGAATGTTGAAGAAATGTTATCAGAAGTGTCCAGAATATTAAA GTCTAATGGaatttttgttattatatcaCATGCACAACCATCATATCGTCTTGTATATTTACAA AAAGAGGATTATAATTGGGATATAACAGTCAAGACTGTTCAACGCCCCATGCTAGGGATAGTAG CTCCCCCTGTGGATGATAATTTACACTACATATACATTTGTAAAAAGAAACATACAAgcaaataa
- a CDS encoding methyltransferase, putative (transcript variant 2; alternatively spliced), whose translation MAVYGKISYWNERYTNEEEQFDWHQRWYGVKHIFTELEIKNDANILNIGCGTSKFSEEMLDSGYTNITNIDASSVCIKKMQELYNDKPNLKYILMNVCDMREFTNEEFDLIIDKACLDSICSEDSLKNVEEMLSEVSRILKSNGIFVIISHAQPSYRLVYLQKEDYNWDITVKTVQRPMLGIVAPPVDDNLHYIYICKKKHTSK comes from the exons GCAATTTGATTGGCACCAAAGGTGGTATGGAGTAAAGCATATTTTTACAGAGcttgaaataaaaaatgatgcaaacattttaaatatagGATGTGGCACATCAA AATTTAGTGAGGAAATGCTAGATAGTGGATACACAAATATAACCAACATAGATGCATCATCTGTGTGCATAAAGAAAATGcaagaattatataatgataaacCTAACCTAAaat ACATATTAATGAATGTGTGTGATATGAGAGAATTTACAAATGAAGAATTTGATTTGATTATAGATAAAGCATGTCTAGATTCCATT TGCTCAGAAGATTCTTTAAAGAATGTTGAAGAAATGTTATCAGAAGTGTCCAGAATATTAAA GTCTAATGGaatttttgttattatatcaCATGCACAACCATCATATCGTCTTGTATATTTACAA AAAGAGGATTATAATTGGGATATAACAGTCAAGACTGTTCAACGCCCCATGCTAGGGATAGTAG CTCCCCCTGTGGATGATAATTTACACTACATATACATTTGTAAAAAGAAACATACAAgcaaataa
- a CDS encoding hypothetical protein (conserved Plasmodium protein, unknown function), giving the protein MDKCRSSSRKYKLSAGDSTFGKPTVRGSVTNDNLSDDGEIEFEGWVEFVTKDGNDDTNISQEKKKRHGRNRNHTVSLCNIAKDDIVFNKSRKRDKQSRRDSKKGNEMNTDYMYSNNNNNIYANYVFKQPNDISNSTILYTLRNNNNNNNYNNNNNNNYNNNNNVVTPLYINTQTKTNDNLINILSPNYVDPAPPIVLKNQQVLPQLYIRQPPTVIVTNEPRPPLVINPPPANIIFKNKSPQPIYVNSTRPNIIIKNDPPVMKNPINMDTTPVQLEMPTENITINKEIINYPYVMNIKKDSILDNRNVYLKGSVSSTNASVSPPNLIYVDSNNNNNNNNNMNDINQQNIPNFYMMNNNQTPHLHQTTNAYATIPSINNHQIQTQPTNTVQYIQPNYEQVITQVDQNGNLFNQQLVGSTVMQNMTPQGVNTLNYPTTMNTVCVPQTICNTNNTTSQQVQYIPQTQAYEPYNNAQNTTIYERNYVPQIAQNTIPNNVVQQYVPSTTTMVQENVQNTPSSQYRIVVPNNDNIQSPNIIRHYNNISNTKNNVNKAIVQPTYNSSEILPSCSPSGCASTNKVTHVQNVRRNSYINPHSHSMHECPKKVQIIARPMHDQNLRTYSLCR; this is encoded by the coding sequence atgGACAAATGCAGAAGTTCTAGCAGAAAGTACAAACTCTCTGCTGGAGATTCGACTTTTGGTAAGCCAACAGTTAGAGGTTCCGTAACGAACGATAATTTGAGTGATGATGGAGAAATTGAATTTGAAGGATGGGTTGAATTTGTAACTAAGGATGGTAATGATGATACTAACATTTCTCaggagaaaaaaaaaagacatGGTAGAAATAGAAATCATACTGTAAGTTTATGTAACATTGCAAAAGATGATATtgtatttaataaaagtaGAAAAAGAGATAAACAATCAAGAAGAGATTCAAAAAAAGGCAATGAAATGAATACAGATTATATGTATAgcaacaataataataatatatatgcaaACTATGTATTTAAACAACCTAACGACATCTCAAATAGTACTATTCTTTATACCCTAAgaaataacaataataataataattataataacaataataataataattataataataataataatgttgttacaccattatatattaataccCAAACAAAAACAAACGATAAtcttattaatatattaagtCCTAACTATGTAGATCCTGCACCTCCTATTGTTCTAAAAAATCAACAAGTCCTTCCtcaattatatataagacAACCACCAACGGTTATTGTAACTAATGAACCTAGACCCCCATTAGTTATTAACCCCCCACCAgcaaatattatatttaaaaacaaatcACCACAACcaatatatgttaatagTACTAGAccaaatataataattaaaaatgacCCCCCGGTTATGAAAAATCCTATTAATATGGATACTACACCAGTACAATTAGAGATGCCAACagaaaatattacaataaataaagaaataataaactATCCTTATGTAAtgaatattaaaaaagattCAATTTTAGACAACAGAAATGTGTACTTAAAAGGAAGTGTATCAAGTACCAATGCATCTGTATCACCACCAAATCTTATATATGTagatagtaataataataataataataataacaatatgaatgatATAAATCAACAGAATATACCAAATTTTTACATGATGAATAATAACCAAACTCCACATTTACATCAAACAACAAATGCATATGCAACCATACCATCAATTAATAACCATCAAATACAAACACAACCAACAAATACAGTACAATATATTCAACCAAATTATGAACAAGTCATAACACAAGTAGATCAAAATGGTAATCTATTCAATCAACAGCTTGTGGGAAGTACAGTAATGCAAAACATGACACCACAAGGTGTAAACACTTTAAATTATCCTACAACGATGAATACTGTATGTGTTCCACAAACAATTTGTAATACTAATAATACAACATCGCAACAAGTACAATACATTCCTCAAACACAAGCATATGAACCATATAATAATGCACAAAATACGACAATTTATGAAAGGAATTATGTACCACAGATAGCACAAAATACAATTCCAAATAATGTAGTACAACAATATGTTCCTTCCACAACTACAATGGTACAAGAAAATGTACAGAATACACCATCTTCTCAATATAGAATAGTTGTTCCTAATAATGACAATATTCAATCTCCAAATATTATTAGACattacaataatatttcaaatacaaaaaataatgttaataaaGCTATAGTGCAACCAACTTATAACTCTAGCGAGATTTTACCTTCCTGTTCTCCATCAGGATGTGCATCAACAAATAAAGTTACGCATGTACAAAATGTTAGAAgaaattcatatataaatccACACTCGCATAGTATGCATGAATGTCCAAAAAAAGTACAAATAATTGCACGACCCATGCATGACCAAAATTTAAGAACATACAGTTTATGCAGATAA